In Prunus dulcis chromosome 1, ALMONDv2, whole genome shotgun sequence, the following are encoded in one genomic region:
- the LOC117613904 gene encoding protein disulfide isomerase pTAC5, chloroplastic, whose amino-acid sequence MSSCSLTLFLHPPPPPPLLSIPFAPKKPHQCYSLSPLSRTFKSFKSLHIICFSSNSSSSQNDREESRWLREEQRWLREEQRWLREEQRWARDRDSLLREIAELKLKIQALEHLQEGGGASVSESETIANIAGLLQILTEKNRIAETWSSSRAIELDHIQEEIQEVSAVPEVKEKKKSRNALRKGSEGEEVRAMQEALQKLGFYSGEEDMEFSSFSSGTERAVKTWQASLDAPQDGIVTAELEQLYTVAQIEGLDNKGSTLTATQKEDTNGAAVTSVTEISEVQQTLVKEGVTEVEVSEHRVFLLGENRWEDSSRLSRNQKKGGESKAMNTTTRCLTCRGEGRLLCTECDGTGEPNIEEQFLDWVEEGAKCPYCEGHGFTICDVCEGATVA is encoded by the exons aTGTCTTCTTgctctctcactctctttcttcaccctcctcctcctcctcctcttctttcaATTCCATTTGCCCCCAAAAAACCCCACCAAtgttactctctctctccactttCCCGCACTTTCAAATCCTTCAAATCTCTCCACATCATCTGCTTCTCTTCAaattcttcctcttcccaAAACGACCGCGAGGAGTCCCGCTGGCTCCGCGAAGAGCAGCGATGGCTCCGCGAGGAGCAGCGCTGGCTCCGAGAAGAACAGCGCTGGGCCCGTGACCGCGACTCGCTCCTGCGAGAAATCGCCGAGCTCAAGCTCAAAATTCAGGCCCTAGAGCATCTTCAGGAAGGAGGAGGGGCTTCGGTGTCGGAGTCCGAAACCATCGCCAACATCGCCGGCTTGTTGCAGATTTTGACGGAGAAAAATCGGATAGCTGAGACATGGTCGAGTTCCAGAGCCATAGAATTGGACCATATTCAGGAGGAGATTCAGGAGGTGTCTGCCGTTCCGGAagtgaaggagaagaagaagagcagaAATGCTTTGAGGAAGGGGTCGGAAGGTGAAGAGGTCCGAGCTATGCAG GAAGCATTGCAAAAACTAGGATTTTACTCGGGTGAGGAAGACATGGAGTTTTCCAGCTTCTCAAGCGGGACCGAACGTGCTGTCAAGACTTGGCAA GCCTCCTTAGACGCCCCTCAAGATGGCATAGTGACTGCAGAACTTGAACAATTATATACGGTGGCACAAATTGAGGGTCTGGATAACAAAGGGAGTACTCTGACTGCTACACAAAAG GAAGATACAAATGGAGCTGCAGTTACTTCTGTAACAGAAATTTCGGAAGTCCAGCAAACACTTGTGAAAGAAGGTGTTACAGAAGTAGAGGTATCTGAGCATCGTGTTTTTCTTCTAGGAGAGAACCGCTGGGAAGATTCTTCTAGACTTAGcaggaaccaaaaaaaaggaggTGAAAGCAAGGCAATGAATACCACCACAAGGTGTCTTACTTGTCGAGGGGAGGGTCGCTTATTGTGCACAG AATGTGATGGAACAGGCGAGCCAAACATTGAAGAACAG TTCTTGGATTGGGTGGAAGAGGGAGCAAAATGTCCATATTGTGAAGGTCATGGGTTTACAATTTGCGACGTATGCGAAGGGGCAACAGTAGCTTAG
- the LOC117615048 gene encoding uncharacterized protein LOC117615048, whose protein sequence is MDLLARSICFYLLTISSFLFSQARAEGTASVFFIDSSTHRFLRSPSSNDVVKPDSMLLPEVSAAVSVLLGFAPPVTLSAAGSAKLNEVLMPNPFNRPRAVFVLEVRGIDDPSLIVKDNAMFSSAYSAKIDFGSNKADIELPDQGEVSVFSLDEQLADYTVKEIGDFASWMGGSYVVDTLEPLNGELSIPLANGDNLKLHISKEADRIFTTSLLSLIRNFRSAMEMHQDLSHSIHSPAELLTGCFDRIKVLQEQYGTEGAAHGVELLLATLSKIFDSLDDAYKGQIVGAILFNGVAPVESGKMLNVMFTCQPSPRWLAEKVPKDTKIVQVLLVRRTLAWITGIILIISTLLGVCFLLNMPVTRDTLLYSNVKLD, encoded by the exons ATGGATTTGCTTGCACGCAGTATCTGCTTCTACCTACTTACCATTTCTTCGTTTCTCTTCTCGCAAGCTAGG GCCGAAGGTACCGCTTCCGTCTTCTTCATCGATAGCTCCACCCATCGATTTCTTCGCAGCCCGTCCTCAAACGATGTCGTCAAG CCTGACTCAATGTTGCTCCCAGAAGTCAGTGCAGCAGTGTCGGTCTTGCTTGGATTTGCACCACCTGTCACGCTCTCAGCTGCTGGTTCAGCTAAG TTGAATGAGGTTCTCATGCCTAATCCATTCAATAGACCTCGTGCTGTTTTTGTGCTGGAAGTCAGAGGAATTGATG ATCCTAGTCTTATAGTCAAAGATAACGCCATGTTCAGCAGCGCCTATAGTGCCAAGATTGATTTTGGCTCAAACAAAGCTGACATTGAGCTTCCAG ATCAAGGTGAAGTCTCTGTGTTTTCTTTGGATGAACAATTGGCAGATTATACTGTCAAAGAGATTGGCGATTTT gCATCTTGGATGGGTGGTTCATATGTTGTTGATACATTGGAACCACTAAATGGAGAATTGAGCATCCCTTTGGCCAATGGTGACAACTTGAAGCTTCATATCTCAAAG GAGGCAGACAGGATATTCACAACTAGCCTTTTGTCTCTCATCCGCAACTTTAGAAGTGCAATGGAGATGCATCAAGATTTGTCTCACAGTATCCACAGCCCAGCCGAGTTATTAACAGGCTGTTTTGATCGAATCAAG GTTCTGCAAGAGCAGTATGGAACTGAAGGTGCTGCTCATGGAGTGGAGCTGCTACTTGCTACACTGTCCAAGATATTTGACTCACTCGATGATGCATACAAAG GTCAAATTGTTGGAGCTATCCTTTTCAATGGAGTTGCACCTGTGGAGTCAGGGAAGATGTTGAATGTGATGTTTACTTGTCAGCCATCTCCTCGTTGGTTGGCTGAAAAAGTCCCAAAAGATACAAAGATTGTGCAAGTGCTTTTGGTTAGACGTACGCTTGCTTGGATCACTGGAATCATTCTCATCATTTCAACTCTATTGGGG GTATGCTTCCTTCTGAATATGCCAGTCACCAGGGATACCCTACTGTACTCTAATGTCAAGCTGGACTAA